In one Lolium rigidum isolate FL_2022 chromosome 3, APGP_CSIRO_Lrig_0.1, whole genome shotgun sequence genomic region, the following are encoded:
- the LOC124702504 gene encoding probable glutathione S-transferase GSTU1 produces the protein MAAEKSSSDLTLLDFWVSPFGQRVRIALAEKSLPYEYVEEDLLAGKSDRLLQSNPVHKKIPVLLHGGKPLNESLIIVQYLDEAFPDTPSLLPADPYARAQARFWADYVDKKVYDCGSRLWKLKGEPQAQARAEMLEILKTLETELGDKEFFGGEHGFGFVDAAFAPFTPWFMSYEKYGEFKVAEVAPKIAAWAERVGKRESVAKSLYSPDKVYDFIGVLKKMYGIE, from the coding sequence ATGGCGGCCGAGAAGAGCAGCTCCGACCTAACCCTCCTGGACTTCTGGGTCTCGCCGTTCGGGCAGCGCGTCCGCATCGCGCTGGCCGAGAAGAGCCTGCCCTACGAGTACGTCGAAGAAGACCTGCTCGCCGGCAAGAGCGACCGGCTCCTGCAGTCGAACCCGGTCCACAAGAAGATCCCGGTGCTCCTCCACGGCGGCAAGCCCTTGAACGAGTCCCTCATCATCGTGCAGTACCTCGACGAGGCCTTCCCGGACACCCCCTCCCTCCTCCCCGCCGACCCCTACGCGCGCGCGCAGGCCCGCTTCTGGGCCGACTACGTCGACAAGAAGGTCTACGACTGCGGCTCCCGGCTCTGGAAGCTCAAGGGCGAGCCGCAGGCGCAGGCTAGGGCGGAGATGCTGGAGATCCTCAAGACCCTCGAGACGGAGCTCGGGGACAAGGAGTTCTTCGGCGGGGAGCACGGGTTCGGGTTCGTTGACGCCGCCTTCGCGCCCTTCACGCCGTGGTTCATGAGCTACGAGAAGTACGGCGAGTTCAAGGTCGCTGAGGTTGCGCCCAAGATTGCGGCGTGGGCCGAGAGGGTCGGCAAGAGGGAGAGCGTGGCCAAGAGCCTCTACTCGCCGGACAAGGTCTACGACTTCATCGGCGTCCTCAAGAAGATGTACGGCATCGAGTAG